The DNA window CTGCAGATCGAACAGGCGAATCGCGCGGGCCACCTCAGGCGCTGCGGCAAAGGCAAGTTCACGCGGGGAGAGATCGCCATCGATATCGATCGCGATGAAGGCGGAGGTGCTCTCGATTCGAAGCGATCCGCCGGCAAAAGGAACTAGTCCCTGGCGGGCCTGCTCGAACAGATCGTGCCAGCCATGATCGTCCAGCGTCTCGGCCCCCGCAGCGCGCACGACGCGCACTGCATGATCGCCCATGATGCGTTCACGCAATGTCGGGCCGTCGCGACGCGGCTCTTCGGTCGGGCGTACGAGACCGAGCTTCAGCCTTCCCCGTTCACGCATCAATTCGCGCGTCACCTCGACCCGCAGCTGCTGCCCCTCGCTTGCGCCTTTAGGCAGCGGGGCGAGCAGCATCTGCTGGCCGCATTCCATTTCGACAAGACCGCGTGCGCCCAGTTTCTTCACCAGCTTGGCATGATCGCGCACCGCACCGGCCCGCGCGGGGCTTGGGCGTTCGATCCGCATCTCGACCGGACGGCCCCCTTCCAGCATCAGAGCGCGCGCTTCGCCGATCCCGTCTTCATAAAGCCACTCAGCCAAGGGGATATCCTCCCTGCTTCAGCAGCAACCGGGTCTCATAAAGCGGCAGGCCCATGATCGCCGAGTGGCTGCCCGACATCCATGTTATCAACGATTCGGCGCGGCCCTGGATGGCATAGCCGCCGGCCTTCCCGATCCCCTCCCCGCTTTCCACATAAGCGGCGATTTCGTCGGCATGGAGCGGTTTGAACTTGACGATATTTTCCGAAACCTTGGTGCGCTGCGTGCCGTCTGGCGCGATCACGCTGACCGCGCTGTAGACGCGGTGGCGGCGGCCCGAGAGCAGCTCCAGGAAGCGCCGGTTCATCGCCTCATCTTCGGCCTGCTGCAGAATGCGCCGTCCGGGCGCCACGGCGGTATCGCCGGCCAGCACCATCTCGCCATCGGAGCGCGCGACGGCGCGGGCCTTTTCCTCGGCCATGCGCAGCGCATAGACGCGCGGCAGCTCGCCCTTCAGCGGCGTCTCATCGATATCGGGGGAGGCGATCCTGTCCGGCGTCACGCCCAGACGCCCCAGCAATTCGCGGCGGCGCGGGCTGGAGCTGGCGAGGATCAGCGTGGGCGCTGTTTCACCCACCGGAACTTATCGCGGTGCCGGGCCGCCGCGTCCCGGCATGAAGCGATAGGTGATGCGCGCCTTGGTGAGATCGTACGGGGTCATCTCGCACAGCACCTCGTCGCCCACCAGCACGCGGATGCGGTTCTTGCGCATCTTGCCGGCGGTGTGGCCGAGCACT is part of the Novosphingopyxis iocasae genome and encodes:
- a CDS encoding Maf family protein; this encodes MGETAPTLILASSSPRRRELLGRLGVTPDRIASPDIDETPLKGELPRVYALRMAEEKARAVARSDGEMVLAGDTAVAPGRRILQQAEDEAMNRRFLELLSGRRHRVYSAVSVIAPDGTQRTKVSENIVKFKPLHADEIAAYVESGEGIGKAGGYAIQGRAESLITWMSGSHSAIMGLPLYETRLLLKQGGYPLG
- a CDS encoding ribonuclease E/G; translation: MAEWLYEDGIGEARALMLEGGRPVEMRIERPSPARAGAVRDHAKLVKKLGARGLVEMECGQQMLLAPLPKGASEGQQLRVEVTRELMRERGRLKLGLVRPTEEPRRDGPTLRERIMGDHAVRVVRAAGAETLDDHGWHDLFEQARQGLVPFAGGSLRIESTSAFIAIDIDGDLSPRELAFAAAPEVARAIRLFDLQGSIAVDFPTLPAKADRARIVELFDEAAAFDCERTAVNGFGLLQIVRRRVRPSVVEELQGNDVASAALALLRIGERSGGRGQLMLSAAPAVIDRLERRFHLVEELAQRIGRPVVMESDPARGLWQGEAVNEVET
- the infA gene encoding translation initiation factor IF-1; amino-acid sequence: MAKEELLEMRGVVRELLPNAMFRVELENGHEVLGHTAGKMRKNRIRVLVGDEVLCEMTPYDLTKARITYRFMPGRGGPAPR